The following coding sequences are from one Brooklawnia cerclae window:
- a CDS encoding DEAD/DEAH box helicase — protein MGYRTEEVWAKQHVAGKNAVRQLLVPAYDNVEVLETELGHQVVSTPFGQWPVTRTAELPTEGPLAARLPARRSKNSRITWVGDREAVQASDVVRSFEGAIGFTAHDQPHSLRRPQIAALHSIVGYQSSGLSEPGIVVMPTGTGKTETMLAWLVAQRPERVLVVVPSTALRDQIATKFETLGILQLEGIVDRSALRPRVGRLEGRFASEAEARAFVEMANVVVATPSAIHANDPEVREAFFQGFTHLLVDEAHHAPARTWTEIIREFANRPTLLFTATPFRRDGLTLPGRVIFRFPLREAQKEGYFSTIDFSAVLDLDDDDEALAMAAISRLREDLAAGHEHLLLARVGSKARADEVHALYSHIAPELSPKVIYDSMSARRRAEALNAMRDRTSRVIVCVDMLGEGFDLPTLKVGAFHDTHRSLSPMVQLIGRLARTSSPLPIGRASVFVRQDPSQALSPMRFLLREDPDWDKVISDVTERATERANEVSEFEASFVDNPPDVPVGLLEPKMSAKAFATSTIDWNPLAARDVYGATVLDNLISVNADNSIAWFVIESIGDVRWGDIPSLRATDYTLVTMYLDRGRGMLYVHCSDTKHSLDKLVEAVLGHEPRPVNGYETFKVFSKLDRLIPTNIGLLDARDRDKRFSMHVGSDVETALTEAERTHKSNTHVAAKAFEEGERVTIAASLSGRFWSMRTAPNLAEWRTWCQQQGAKLSDGSIDVHSLFRSMIIPIDVRERPAFPVLAMEWPWELYLGNGTSSNLSYQDSSVLLTDAEFRIDDFGTSGPLGFSIVAPSWELAYEGHFGQQGLRYRPKGDDAEVVGSRDERTLFSTWLNNHKPTIFLSGDRMVTGDDRLLAPRTELAPYPRDQLRALDWVGEGVDITVESQGTERKTNSIQACMARYLSQHQTFDILIDDDRAGEAADLVGIRVDKGDLYVTLAHCKYSSKPTPGSRLSDLYEVCGQAMRGARWRDNGALPLLEHLDRRAKAYTRRTGLSPFEIGDRETLFRIRQQAPQLFPRISTVIAQPGLSIKASTNEQLRLIAGAASYVQSVTKGTFDVYASA, from the coding sequence ATGGGATACCGGACCGAAGAGGTTTGGGCGAAGCAGCATGTTGCGGGCAAGAACGCAGTGCGCCAGCTGCTGGTTCCGGCTTACGACAATGTTGAGGTACTTGAGACCGAGTTGGGCCACCAGGTGGTGAGCACGCCATTCGGCCAGTGGCCCGTGACCCGCACCGCTGAACTCCCAACGGAGGGACCGCTTGCAGCGAGGCTTCCGGCCCGACGATCAAAGAACTCCCGGATCACATGGGTAGGTGATCGAGAGGCAGTGCAAGCAAGCGACGTCGTCCGATCCTTCGAAGGTGCCATTGGATTCACCGCGCATGACCAGCCACATAGTCTGAGGCGTCCGCAGATTGCGGCGCTCCACTCAATCGTTGGCTATCAGTCTTCTGGCCTATCCGAGCCCGGGATCGTCGTCATGCCAACCGGCACTGGCAAGACTGAGACCATGCTGGCGTGGCTGGTCGCCCAGCGGCCAGAACGTGTGCTTGTGGTCGTTCCTTCCACGGCGCTTCGCGATCAGATCGCTACCAAATTTGAGACCCTGGGAATTCTTCAACTCGAAGGCATCGTCGACCGCTCTGCGCTACGCCCAAGGGTCGGGCGGCTGGAGGGACGGTTTGCCAGCGAAGCCGAAGCAAGAGCGTTCGTCGAGATGGCGAACGTCGTTGTGGCGACGCCAAGCGCGATCCACGCCAACGATCCGGAAGTGCGTGAAGCCTTCTTCCAAGGCTTCACGCATCTACTCGTTGACGAAGCGCATCACGCTCCTGCTCGTACATGGACAGAGATCATTCGAGAATTCGCGAACAGGCCGACGCTTCTGTTCACCGCAACGCCGTTCCGTCGTGACGGGCTGACTCTGCCCGGTCGCGTTATCTTCCGCTTCCCGCTACGCGAAGCTCAGAAGGAGGGGTATTTCAGCACCATCGACTTCAGTGCGGTGCTTGATCTGGACGATGACGACGAGGCATTGGCGATGGCCGCGATCTCTCGGCTTCGAGAAGACTTGGCCGCTGGTCACGAGCATCTGCTCTTGGCGCGGGTGGGATCGAAGGCTCGGGCAGATGAGGTTCATGCACTCTACTCGCACATTGCCCCCGAACTTTCGCCGAAGGTCATCTACGACTCGATGTCGGCCCGCCGAAGAGCAGAGGCGCTGAACGCGATGCGAGACCGGACCAGCCGGGTAATCGTTTGCGTTGACATGCTCGGAGAAGGGTTCGATCTACCAACTTTGAAGGTAGGGGCATTCCACGACACACACCGATCGCTGAGCCCAATGGTGCAACTCATTGGCCGTCTTGCCAGAACTTCGTCTCCACTGCCGATTGGTAGAGCGAGCGTGTTCGTACGCCAAGACCCGAGCCAGGCGCTCTCGCCCATGCGGTTCCTTCTCCGCGAAGATCCGGACTGGGACAAGGTTATCAGCGATGTCACGGAACGGGCCACTGAGCGTGCGAACGAGGTCAGCGAGTTCGAGGCTTCGTTTGTTGACAACCCTCCGGATGTGCCCGTCGGGCTACTGGAACCGAAGATGAGTGCCAAGGCCTTCGCGACCTCTACGATCGACTGGAATCCGCTGGCGGCGCGCGACGTTTATGGGGCCACCGTCTTGGACAATCTCATCAGCGTCAACGCCGACAACTCCATTGCCTGGTTCGTAATCGAATCCATCGGGGACGTGCGATGGGGAGACATCCCGTCACTTCGTGCCACTGACTACACGCTCGTTACCATGTACCTCGATCGTGGCCGAGGCATGCTCTATGTGCACTGTTCTGACACGAAGCACAGTCTGGACAAGCTGGTCGAGGCAGTTCTCGGCCACGAGCCAAGACCAGTCAACGGGTACGAAACTTTCAAGGTCTTCTCGAAGCTTGACAGGTTGATACCCACCAACATCGGCCTTCTCGACGCCCGCGACCGCGACAAGCGATTCTCCATGCACGTCGGCAGCGACGTAGAGACAGCTCTCACGGAGGCTGAGCGCACGCACAAGTCCAACACTCATGTCGCAGCGAAGGCCTTTGAGGAAGGCGAGCGTGTCACCATCGCTGCGTCGCTCTCAGGACGGTTCTGGTCCATGCGGACAGCGCCGAACCTCGCAGAGTGGCGCACCTGGTGTCAGCAGCAAGGTGCGAAGCTGAGCGACGGCAGCATCGATGTTCACTCGCTCTTCCGATCCATGATCATCCCGATTGACGTGAGGGAACGACCAGCATTTCCAGTCCTCGCGATGGAGTGGCCCTGGGAGCTGTACCTGGGGAACGGCACGTCGTCCAACCTCAGCTACCAAGACTCAAGCGTCCTTCTGACCGATGCTGAATTCAGGATCGACGACTTCGGCACCAGTGGTCCACTCGGCTTCTCGATCGTGGCTCCCAGCTGGGAACTCGCCTATGAGGGACACTTTGGGCAGCAGGGCTTGCGCTACCGTCCGAAGGGCGACGACGCCGAAGTCGTCGGCTCGCGAGATGAAAGGACTCTCTTCTCGACCTGGCTCAACAACCACAAGCCGACCATCTTCCTGTCGGGAGATCGGATGGTGACCGGAGACGATCGGCTCCTGGCGCCGAGGACCGAGTTGGCTCCATATCCACGCGACCAGCTCCGAGCACTCGACTGGGTGGGCGAAGGCGTTGACATCACAGTGGAGTCGCAAGGAACAGAGCGCAAAACGAACTCCATTCAGGCATGCATGGCCCGATACCTATCGCAACACCAGACCTTCGACATTCTCATCGATGACGACCGCGCTGGCGAAGCCGCCGACCTCGTAGGTATCCGCGTGGACAAGGGCGATCTTTACGTCACGCTCGCGCACTGCAAATACTCATCAAAGCCCACCCCTGGATCACGTCTCAGTGACCTGTATGAAGTATGTGGGCAAGCAATGCGAGGAGCACGATGGCGCGACAACGGGGCGCTTCCGCTATTGGAGCACCTTGACCGCCGCGCGAAGGCCTATACGAGAAGGACCGGTCTCAGTCCCTTCGAGATCGGCGACCGAGAAACCCTATTCCGAATCCGGCAGCAAGCTCCCCAACTCTTCCCTCGGATCTCGACCGTCATTGCCCAACCAGGACTCAGCATCAAGGCATCCACGAACGAACAGCTCAGGCTGATCGCAGGTGCGGCATCCTACGTGCAGAGCGTCACGAAAGGCACTTTCGATGTCTACGCGTCTGCATAG
- a CDS encoding sulfate permease → MFRVLWIASIHTRAFMRRFMPSNIILDRVRTRRGLKWGALAMLLAIPYAAAGYWLTAFIDAGGPDWLYLVVFVCLWSAFKMLWVGPVSVVLLVKARSRERRSGDTPSLADYADA, encoded by the coding sequence ATGTTCCGTGTACTCTGGATCGCCAGCATCCACACCCGCGCCTTCATGCGCCGATTCATGCCCAGCAACATCATTCTCGACCGTGTCCGCACGCGCCGGGGACTGAAGTGGGGAGCCCTGGCCATGCTGCTGGCCATCCCTTACGCCGCGGCGGGCTACTGGCTCACCGCGTTCATCGACGCGGGTGGCCCCGACTGGCTCTACCTCGTCGTCTTCGTGTGTCTGTGGAGCGCATTCAAGATGCTCTGGGTCGGCCCTGTCAGCGTCGTCCTGTTGGTGAAGGCTCGTTCGCGTGAGCGTCGCTCAGGAGATACTCCGTCACTGGCCGACTATGCAGACGCGTAG
- the mobF gene encoding MobF family relaxase, with amino-acid sequence MTVSMRVMSAGDGYKYLLRTVAAGDGDRSLSTPLTRYYNAEGTPPGRWMGSGLPALGTGQIASSDEVSEAQLQLLVGMGRDPVTGAPLGRAYPVYKTIAQRIEERTATLDSHLDPAARARAMATIEAEEAERGTRRAVAGFDFTFSIPKSASVLWAVADAGTQSLIAHAHHDAVADMIAYMEREVAATRTGANAGDGAVAQVDVRGVIATAYDHYDSRAGDPHLHTHVVISNKVQTVLDGKWRSLDGRPMHAAAVALSELHEAVFADHLTRMLGVEWEARARSRDRNPAWAIVGVSEELVAEFSTRARHIDEATDRLIDKYVAERGRRPSATTIMKLRAQATLSTRPEKTVHSLADLTASWRNRAATVLGEDATGWARRVAVYEQPLLLRADDIPLDIVRNLGENVVAAVGEKRSTWRRWNLTAEAARQTMDYRFATTQDREALVGLVVDAAETVSLRLTPFELASSPAAFRRPDATSVFRPKNSTIYSSHQLLVAEDRLLERSHDTTGPTVSLGTMERVARSPDSDGRVLGEDQAEALAQIAVSGRVLDVLVGPAGAGKTTAMNALRRAWESEHGTGSVVGLAPSAGAAQVLAEDLGIATENTAKWWQTHQTTGATFEPGQLVIVDEASLAGTLSLERITGLAAEAGAKVLLVGDYAQLQSVDAGGGFGLLVHDRGDAPELVDVHRFTHAWEKTASLDLRHGRTDIIDTYDAHGRIHDGETEEMIDSAYTAWRADLLAGKATVLVSDSNESVTALNTRARTDLILDGVVRGPHEVDLHDGTRAATGDVVITRRNDRRLRAGRGWVRNGDRWNVMDVRDDGSIALQRAGAKWGATAIVPADYVAEHVELGYAVTSYRAQGITTDTAHVLVDSAMTRENLYVAMTRGRDANAAYVAVDQPDTAHDVPHPGDNQAATGRSVLYGVLQHAGAELSAHETTVAEQETWGSIAQLAAEYETIAAAAQHDRWATLIQHSGLTDAQAAEALASDAFGPLTAELRRAEANHYNVDVLLPKLVRARRLDDADDVAAVLHHRVAMATARPAGSGRTRKTPRLIVGLVPEATGTMNDDMRQSLNERRDLIEARADAVLDRALNEAAPWTAELGPQPAEVRKLSTWRRSARVVAAYRDRYQVTADTALDTQVDSVAQKVDAARARAALDLARTLTKNAQDVDETRRAAPSMGRSL; translated from the coding sequence GTGACGGTGTCGATGCGGGTGATGTCGGCCGGGGACGGCTACAAGTACCTCCTGCGGACCGTCGCCGCTGGGGACGGGGACCGGTCACTGTCCACGCCACTGACCCGCTACTACAACGCCGAGGGCACTCCTCCCGGCCGGTGGATGGGCAGCGGGCTCCCAGCTCTCGGGACTGGGCAGATTGCCTCTAGCGACGAGGTCAGCGAAGCTCAGCTCCAGCTACTGGTAGGGATGGGCCGCGACCCCGTGACGGGTGCACCCCTGGGCCGCGCCTATCCGGTCTACAAGACCATCGCGCAACGCATCGAAGAGCGGACCGCAACCCTTGACTCGCACCTTGATCCGGCAGCACGTGCCCGCGCAATGGCTACAATCGAGGCCGAGGAAGCCGAACGCGGGACGCGACGGGCGGTTGCAGGATTCGACTTCACGTTCTCGATCCCCAAATCCGCCAGCGTGCTCTGGGCGGTTGCGGATGCTGGCACGCAATCCCTGATCGCCCACGCACATCACGACGCGGTTGCGGACATGATCGCCTACATGGAGCGCGAGGTTGCAGCCACTCGCACCGGTGCAAACGCTGGCGACGGTGCTGTTGCCCAGGTCGATGTTCGCGGTGTCATTGCCACCGCCTACGACCACTATGACTCGCGCGCTGGTGATCCGCACCTTCACACGCATGTGGTGATCAGTAACAAGGTCCAGACCGTCCTGGACGGGAAGTGGAGATCCCTGGACGGACGGCCGATGCACGCGGCCGCTGTGGCACTTTCGGAGCTGCACGAGGCCGTCTTTGCCGACCACCTGACGCGAATGCTCGGCGTGGAGTGGGAGGCACGGGCCCGCAGCCGGGACCGCAACCCAGCATGGGCGATTGTTGGGGTTTCCGAAGAGCTGGTGGCGGAGTTCTCCACTCGTGCACGCCACATCGACGAGGCAACCGATCGGCTGATCGACAAGTACGTGGCCGAGCGCGGGCGGCGCCCGTCGGCGACGACGATCATGAAGCTGCGCGCCCAAGCAACGCTCTCCACACGCCCCGAGAAGACGGTGCACTCCCTGGCCGACCTCACCGCAAGCTGGCGCAACCGAGCCGCCACCGTGCTGGGTGAGGATGCAACCGGGTGGGCACGCCGGGTTGCAGTCTACGAGCAGCCGCTGTTGCTACGGGCCGACGACATTCCCCTCGACATTGTCCGCAACCTCGGTGAGAACGTCGTCGCTGCGGTCGGCGAGAAACGCTCAACGTGGCGACGCTGGAACCTCACCGCCGAAGCCGCCCGCCAGACCATGGACTACCGATTCGCCACCACCCAGGACCGCGAAGCCTTGGTCGGCCTGGTTGTGGATGCCGCCGAGACGGTCTCGCTGCGATTGACACCGTTCGAGCTGGCCTCCAGTCCGGCAGCGTTTCGCCGCCCAGACGCCACCTCGGTCTTCCGGCCCAAGAACTCCACCATCTACTCCTCCCACCAGCTCCTTGTCGCTGAGGACCGGCTCCTTGAGCGCAGCCACGACACGACCGGGCCGACGGTCAGCCTGGGGACAATGGAACGCGTCGCACGGAGTCCGGACTCTGACGGCCGCGTGCTGGGTGAGGACCAGGCGGAGGCCCTCGCGCAGATCGCGGTTTCCGGCCGCGTCCTGGACGTGCTGGTCGGCCCCGCAGGCGCTGGAAAGACCACCGCGATGAACGCCCTGCGCCGAGCATGGGAAAGCGAACACGGCACAGGTTCGGTGGTCGGGCTGGCGCCGTCCGCGGGTGCCGCCCAGGTTCTGGCGGAGGACCTGGGGATCGCGACGGAGAACACGGCGAAATGGTGGCAGACCCACCAGACCACCGGCGCCACCTTCGAACCCGGTCAACTCGTCATCGTGGACGAAGCGTCACTGGCAGGCACGCTCTCCCTTGAGCGAATCACCGGCCTCGCAGCCGAGGCAGGCGCGAAGGTGCTGCTGGTCGGTGACTACGCCCAGCTCCAGTCCGTTGATGCGGGCGGCGGCTTCGGACTGCTGGTCCACGACCGAGGAGATGCCCCCGAACTTGTCGACGTCCACCGTTTCACCCATGCGTGGGAGAAGACCGCCTCTCTGGACCTGCGGCACGGACGCACCGACATCATCGACACCTACGACGCTCACGGCCGCATCCACGATGGGGAGACCGAGGAGATGATCGACTCCGCCTACACCGCTTGGCGCGCAGATCTGCTGGCAGGCAAAGCCACCGTTTTGGTTTCGGACTCCAACGAGTCCGTCACCGCCTTGAACACCCGAGCCCGCACCGACTTGATCCTTGACGGCGTCGTCCGGGGACCTCACGAAGTTGACCTCCATGATGGCACTCGCGCCGCCACTGGAGATGTCGTCATCACCCGACGCAATGATCGGCGCCTGCGTGCCGGGCGGGGATGGGTGCGCAACGGCGACCGCTGGAACGTGATGGACGTGCGTGACGATGGCTCCATCGCCCTCCAACGCGCCGGAGCAAAGTGGGGTGCGACCGCTATTGTTCCGGCCGACTACGTCGCCGAGCATGTGGAACTCGGGTACGCGGTCACCTCATACCGGGCGCAAGGCATCACCACCGACACCGCCCACGTCCTCGTCGATTCGGCTATGACTCGCGAGAACCTGTACGTAGCCATGACCCGCGGACGGGACGCGAATGCCGCCTACGTCGCCGTCGACCAGCCCGACACCGCCCACGACGTTCCACACCCCGGCGACAACCAGGCCGCCACCGGCCGAAGCGTCCTCTACGGAGTCCTGCAACACGCAGGCGCAGAACTCTCGGCTCACGAGACGACCGTCGCCGAGCAAGAAACCTGGGGCTCGATTGCTCAGCTGGCTGCCGAGTACGAGACCATCGCCGCGGCCGCGCAACATGACCGCTGGGCCACCCTCATCCAACACTCCGGCCTCACGGATGCCCAGGCCGCCGAGGCACTCGCCTCCGACGCCTTCGGGCCACTCACCGCAGAACTGCGCCGAGCGGAAGCCAACCACTACAACGTCGACGTTCTTCTGCCGAAGCTGGTGCGTGCGCGACGGCTCGACGATGCTGACGACGTCGCAGCTGTCCTCCACCACCGCGTCGCCATGGCCACCGCACGCCCAGCCGGATCAGGACGCACTCGCAAGACTCCACGGCTGATTGTCGGTCTCGTCCCGGAAGCCACCGGCACCATGAACGACGACATGCGCCAGTCGCTCAACGAACGCCGCGACCTCATCGAAGCACGAGCCGACGCCGTCCTCGACCGCGCACTCAATGAGGCAGCGCCGTGGACCGCAGAGCTGGGGCCGCAACCCGCCGAGGTGCGGAAGCTGTCTACCTGGCGACGTTCCGCCCGAGTTGTTGCCGCCTACCGGGACCGATACCAAGTCACCGCAGACACGGCACTCGACACCCAGGTTGATTCCGTCGCCCAGAAGGTCGACGCAGCGCGCGCCCGGGCAGCGCTCGATCTCGCACGCACGCTCACGAAGAACGCCCAGGACGTAGACGAGACCCGCCGGGCCGCCCCGTCGATGGGCAGGAGTCTCTGA
- a CDS encoding type III restriction-modification system endonuclease, producing MKLQFKVQQYQTEAVDSVVDVFEGQPKREGVAYRIDPGKVTPVTNPALFEADERPDSGLRNSEILLSDTQLLANVHKVQQTRNLPFSSTLKDSKAAPHAPNLDVEMETGTGKTYVYIKTIMELHKRYGWSKYIIVVPSIAIREGVKKSFDVTAEHFQQMYGTKPRSFVYNSSQLHELERFSSDAGVQVMIINIQAFNATGKDNRRIYDVLDDFQSRKPIDVIAANRPIVIIDEPQKIGAEKSLKALANFNGLMMLRYSATHKVEHTKVHRLDALDAYNQKLVKQIAVRGITVKGLAGSTAYLYLEAVEIAKGALPRARVEIEVQTKTGIKRQVKRVEKGTNLHDLSNGLEAYRPDGKSLVVVDIDANRDVIELSNGDIVFAGQLADRDVTEDTKRRIQIREVIRAHLDKERELFSQGIKVLSLFFIDEVAKYRDYSREDTLGEYARMFEEEYTLIRDEVLSELALDQATAAYQAYLRRDEIREIHQGYFSIDKKSKHQVDGKVSGRGDDKGQSTDIDAYDLILKDKERLLSFDEPVRFIFSHSALREGWDNPNVFVMGMLKKSDNTVSRRQEIGRGLRLAVDQRGERMDEATVGARVHDINELTVVTDESYTDFVDGLQKEISESLAARPRKASVNFFKGKTIQTTAGESIVEEQLARSLYNYLARNDYIDDDGHITPTYKEAKAEGTLAVPTSEVLLPVVDFIWPLVDSLYIDVPKPTDDRKPKKVPLNEANFARKEFQSLWGRINHKAVYQVEFDSDELIRKAVDHMDKHLNVASMQYVIQSGKQRDELEADDLSKGSGFAASTTETVTEAVTAGSHVKYDLLGEIAEKTKLTRRTVAAILKGIRPDTFGKFRLNPEQFITEAARLINEQKATVIVEHLAYDALDETFDSAIFTENQTKQDLTHAGTKLTKHIYDYVVTDSKIERAFVNDLDTSTEVAVYAKLPRGFFIPTPVGDYNPDWAIAFKEGSVKHVYFVAETKGSLSTLQLKGVEDAKIECARKFFASLNKKNDGDVTYDVVTDYTELMRLVTA from the coding sequence ATGAAGCTTCAGTTCAAGGTCCAGCAGTATCAGACAGAAGCCGTGGATTCGGTGGTTGATGTCTTCGAAGGCCAGCCCAAGCGTGAAGGGGTCGCGTACCGGATCGATCCTGGAAAGGTGACGCCGGTCACGAATCCGGCGCTCTTTGAAGCAGATGAACGTCCAGACTCTGGTCTACGTAACAGCGAGATCCTCCTAAGCGACACCCAGCTGTTGGCGAACGTCCACAAGGTCCAACAGACTCGGAACTTGCCGTTCTCCTCCACGCTGAAGGACAGCAAAGCTGCGCCCCACGCTCCAAACCTGGATGTTGAGATGGAGACTGGTACCGGCAAGACGTACGTCTACATCAAGACGATCATGGAGCTTCACAAGCGGTACGGCTGGTCGAAGTACATCATCGTCGTGCCGTCGATCGCGATCCGCGAGGGTGTGAAGAAGTCCTTCGACGTCACCGCTGAACACTTCCAGCAGATGTACGGGACCAAGCCGCGATCTTTCGTCTACAACTCGTCTCAACTACACGAGTTGGAGCGGTTCAGCTCGGATGCTGGCGTCCAGGTGATGATCATTAACATCCAGGCCTTCAATGCGACGGGCAAAGACAACCGGCGAATCTACGACGTGCTGGACGACTTCCAGTCACGAAAGCCGATCGATGTGATCGCGGCGAACCGGCCGATCGTGATCATCGATGAGCCACAGAAGATCGGCGCGGAGAAGTCTCTCAAGGCATTGGCGAACTTCAACGGGCTGATGATGCTGCGGTACTCCGCAACCCACAAGGTGGAGCATACCAAAGTACACCGGCTCGATGCACTGGATGCTTACAACCAGAAGCTGGTCAAGCAGATTGCCGTTCGTGGCATTACCGTGAAAGGTCTAGCAGGGTCTACTGCCTACCTCTACCTGGAGGCAGTAGAGATCGCGAAGGGTGCACTACCGCGCGCTCGCGTCGAGATCGAGGTCCAGACCAAGACTGGTATCAAACGTCAGGTCAAGCGGGTGGAGAAGGGGACGAATCTCCACGATCTTTCCAATGGGCTGGAGGCCTATCGTCCCGACGGCAAGTCCCTCGTCGTTGTCGACATCGATGCGAACCGTGATGTGATCGAGCTGAGCAATGGGGACATCGTGTTCGCCGGTCAGCTCGCCGATCGCGACGTCACGGAGGACACCAAGCGACGCATCCAGATCCGGGAGGTCATCCGCGCCCACCTGGACAAGGAACGGGAACTCTTCAGCCAGGGCATCAAAGTGCTGTCCTTGTTCTTCATCGACGAGGTGGCGAAGTACCGTGACTACTCCCGAGAAGACACGCTCGGTGAGTACGCGCGGATGTTCGAGGAGGAGTACACGCTGATCCGCGACGAGGTGCTCAGCGAGCTGGCCCTCGACCAGGCGACTGCCGCCTACCAGGCCTACCTGCGCCGCGACGAGATCCGAGAGATCCATCAGGGCTACTTCTCCATCGACAAGAAGTCCAAGCACCAGGTCGACGGCAAGGTCTCCGGCCGGGGTGATGACAAGGGCCAGTCCACCGACATCGACGCCTACGACCTGATCCTCAAGGACAAGGAACGGCTGCTCTCCTTTGACGAGCCCGTGCGGTTCATCTTCTCCCACTCCGCGCTGCGCGAGGGTTGGGACAACCCCAACGTATTCGTCATGGGCATGCTGAAGAAGAGCGACAACACCGTCTCCCGACGTCAGGAGATCGGCCGTGGCCTCCGCCTGGCTGTTGACCAGCGGGGCGAGCGCATGGATGAAGCAACGGTTGGTGCTCGGGTCCACGACATCAACGAGCTGACCGTCGTCACCGACGAGTCCTACACAGACTTCGTTGACGGGCTCCAGAAGGAGATCTCGGAGTCCTTGGCTGCCCGTCCGCGCAAGGCGAGCGTCAACTTCTTCAAGGGCAAGACCATCCAGACCACCGCGGGCGAGTCGATCGTGGAGGAGCAACTGGCCCGGTCCCTCTACAACTACCTGGCACGCAACGACTACATCGACGATGACGGCCACATCACGCCCACCTACAAGGAGGCCAAGGCTGAAGGGACGCTTGCTGTCCCGACATCTGAGGTCTTGTTGCCGGTGGTGGACTTCATCTGGCCGCTGGTCGACTCGCTGTACATCGACGTACCGAAGCCCACCGATGACCGTAAGCCGAAGAAGGTTCCCCTCAACGAGGCCAACTTCGCGCGCAAGGAGTTCCAGAGCCTGTGGGGCCGGATCAACCATAAGGCGGTCTATCAGGTCGAGTTCGACTCAGACGAGCTGATCCGCAAGGCTGTTGACCACATGGACAAGCACCTCAACGTTGCGTCCATGCAGTACGTCATCCAGTCGGGCAAGCAGCGTGATGAGCTAGAGGCGGACGATCTGTCGAAGGGCTCGGGGTTCGCGGCGTCTACCACGGAGACCGTGACCGAGGCGGTGACGGCTGGGTCGCACGTGAAGTACGACCTGTTGGGTGAGATCGCCGAGAAGACGAAGCTGACCCGCCGTACGGTCGCAGCGATCCTCAAGGGCATCCGGCCGGATACGTTCGGGAAGTTCAGGCTGAACCCGGAACAGTTCATCACCGAAGCTGCGCGGTTGATCAACGAGCAGAAGGCGACCGTCATCGTGGAGCACCTCGCATACGACGCTCTGGACGAGACCTTCGACTCTGCTATCTTCACGGAGAACCAGACCAAGCAAGACCTCACCCACGCCGGTACCAAGCTCACGAAGCACATCTACGACTACGTTGTGACCGACTCGAAGATCGAGCGTGCTTTCGTCAACGACCTTGACACCAGCACCGAGGTCGCCGTGTACGCGAAGCTCCCGCGCGGGTTCTTCATCCCGACTCCGGTCGGGGACTACAACCCGGACTGGGCGATCGCGTTCAAGGAAGGCAGCGTCAAGCACGTCTACTTCGTCGCGGAGACCAAGGGCTCACTCTCAACTCTCCAGCTGAAGGGCGTCGAGGACGCGAAGATCGAGTGCGCCCGCAAGTTCTTCGCCTCCCTCAACAAGAAGAATGACGGCGACGTCACCTACGACGTCGTCACCGACTACACCGAGCTGATGCGGCTAGTTACCGCGTAA